One genomic region from Xyrauchen texanus isolate HMW12.3.18 chromosome 4, RBS_HiC_50CHRs, whole genome shotgun sequence encodes:
- the LOC127641718 gene encoding uncharacterized protein LOC127641718, whose translation MEEETHVNEGGINQNLNTDEIETDVNELRCSSDETQVADFTAGPFVTRRNPAVNDLKTPVPARRLKLPPVNRGNATYDVTVGAQLPNMAHPSCMPSMSSFCGRPPIRLEFPSFGDSCETSDVLHFVEQVENYLAIRPLPSVELVGTLSTVLKGPAQSWWKAEKNKINDWQSFKNAFMSAFLPEDYLTEVEDKLRDFAYDYRALCLKWKPAITEEEMVSRILNNINPRVAGCLRGTVKSVEQLVKVGSMVEKDWMGSKDYWQKVGNLNGKDKVNKKPPERNASKGLAGLSMAQPHPMTSLLVVPITIKGQEVKAVLDTGSTYTLIQESLWRQLGGETKPDPPGPLQRFIMADGKMHQAINKKTVCYEWHDKVCRLDTYIMKDAHLAFPLIAGLDFLRAAEAIVDVGQWRYGLKIGKGYIYHPFLTALINPVLSSHLMVYIILLIIFSLTSNLEFTHI comes from the exons ATGGAGGAAGAGACACATGTAAATGAAGGAGGAATTAATCAGAATCTAAATACTGATGAAATTGAGACTGATGTTAatgagttaaggtgtagctctGATGAAACTCAGGTGGCTGATTTCACTGCAGGCCCATTTGTTACCAGACGTAATCCGGCAG TCAATGACTTGAAAACTCCCGTACCAGCAAGAAGACTTAAACTTCCCCCTGTAAACAGAGGCAACGCTACCTATGATGTCACTGTGGGAGCTCAACTACCGAACAtggctcacccttcatgtatgcccagTATGTCGTCTTTCTGTGGGAGACCCCCTATCcgtctggaatttccttccttcggtgaTTCTTGTGAGACATCAGACGTACTCCATTTCGTCGAACAGGTCGAAAATTATCTGgctattagacccctgcctagtgtggagctcgttggcacactgagtacagtgctcaaaggacccgctcaGAGCTGGTGGAAGGCTGAAAAGAACAAGATCAATGATTGGCAATCtttcaaaaatgcttttatgtctgcGTTTCTCCCAGAGGATTACCTCACCGAAGTGGAAGACAAGTTGAG agatttcgcctacgattaccgagccctctgcctcaaatggaagccagctatcacagaagaggagatggtgagcagAATCCttaataacatcaacccaagggttgcgggctgtctgagagggacggTGAAATCTGTGGAACAGttggtgaaggtgggatctatggtggagaaggactggatggggtcaaaagattactggcagaaagtgggaaaTTTGAATGGTAAAGACAAGGTGAATAAAAAACCACCTGAACGAAATGCCTCCAAAGGTCTAGCAGGATTGTCCATGGCACAACCCCACCCTATGACATCCCTTCTAGTAGTGCCAATAACcataaaaggacaagaggtgaaggcggtgctggatacagggagcacatacacccttattcaggaaagcctgtggagacagtTAGGAGGGGAAACGAAACCTGACCCTCCAGGCcctcttcaacggttcattatggctgatggaaaaatgcaccaggcgattaacaagaaaacagtctgctatgagtggcatgacaaggtATGCAGGTTGGATACCTATAtaatgaaggatgctcacctggcctttccccttatagctggtctggacttcctgagagccgctgaagccatagtAGATGTAGGACAATggagatatggactgaaaatAGGCAAAGGATATATTTATCATCCATTCCTAACTGCACTTATAAATCCGGTGCTGTCTTCACATCTGATGG TCTATATTATTTTACTAATTATTTTCAgccttacctccaacctggaattcACCCATATATGA